GCGGAGCCCGCGCCCTCGCGGCGGAGCTGGACGAGATAGGCGCGCTGTCCGTAGCGGTAGCCGGACGCACGCTCGGCGTCGACGGCGACGGGGCCCGTGCCCGCGGCGAAGGCCGCGATCACTTCGGCGAGCGCGTCATCGGTGGCGGTTACAGGCGGAATGCCCTCGCGGGGCTCCAGCAAGGGAATCGGCGCCGAATCGACGTCGTCGGGGGGAGCGCCCCCCGTGGTGCGCAGTGCTGTCTCTGCTGCGGTCTCTTGGGCGTCGGTCACCTGTCAAGGGTATCTGTGAACGCACGGGGCCCGTCGACGGAACGTTCCGTCGACGGGCCCAGAGGGTGTGTAAATCGGTCAGTGGATGATTCCGGTACGGAGAGCCACCGCGACCATCCCGGCACGGTCGCCCGTGCCGAGCTTGCGTGCGATGCGGGCCAGGTGGCTCTTGACGGTCAGGGCGGAGAGCCCCATCGAGACGCCGATGGCCTTGTTGGACTGGCCTTCGGCGACGAGGCGGAGCACCTCGACCTCACGGCCCGACAGCTCGCGGTAACCGCCCGGGTGGCTCGGGGCGCCCGGGGGGCGGCGGTGCAGTCGGGCGGCGTTGGCGCCGATGGGTGCGGCGCCCGGGCGGGTCGGGTGCCCGACGTTTGTACGGGTGCCGGTGACTACGTAGCCCTTCACGCCGCCCGCGAGGGCATTGCGTACGGCACCGATGTCGTCGGCTGCGGAGAGGGCCAGGCCGTTCGGCCACCCCGCGGCTCGGGTCTCGGACAGCAGGGTCAGCCCGGAACCGTCGGGCAGGTGGACGTCGGCAACGCAGATGTCGCGCGGGTTGCCGACGCGGGGACGCGCCTCCGCGA
The sequence above is drawn from the Streptomyces sp. NBC_01465 genome and encodes:
- a CDS encoding helix-turn-helix transcriptional regulator, producing the protein MSVLLEQPASLVAYRPNKPTAMVVVADPRVRSTVTRHLWALGVRDVIEASSIAEARPRVGNPRDICVADVHLPDGSGLTLLSETRAAGWPNGLALSAADDIGAVRNALAGGVKGYVVTGTRTNVGHPTRPGAAPIGANAARLHRRPPGAPSHPGGYRELSGREVEVLRLVAEGQSNKAIGVSMGLSALTVKSHLARIARKLGTGDRAGMVAVALRTGIIH